One region of Pseudoalteromonas galatheae genomic DNA includes:
- a CDS encoding glyceraldehyde-3-phosphate dehydrogenase, with protein sequence MTLSHEQEYQNSWQERQDYAESMQPLIGRLYRNKGVEISVYGRPLVSASTIDVIKAHKTVARFEERKLRLRESFPFLEVISKMELAPGRVDLGKLAYAYIYKNAGEGRSIEEFLNAELAELLNQGARPEPRDVVLYGFGRIGRLLARLLIERGGSHADLRLRAIVVRGGRDGDLEKRASLLRRDSIHGPFNGSITVDHEKGAIKANGNYIQVIYANSPEEVDYTKYGIENALIVDNTGVWKDEDGLGKHLKSIGASKVLLTAPAKGDIKNIVYGVNNADIQSEDKIVSAASCTTNAITPVLKALNDKFGIKNGHVETVHSYTNDQNLIDNYHKAERRGRSAALNMVITSTGAAKAVAKALPELAGKLTGNAIRVPTPNVSMAILNLNLGKETTAEELNEFLRESSLYSELRDQIDYTASTEIVSTDLVGSRYAGVVDSQATIVDGDRVVLYVWYDNEFGYSCQVVRVMQDMAEVKFPSLPR encoded by the coding sequence ATGACCTTATCTCACGAGCAAGAATATCAAAACAGCTGGCAAGAGCGTCAAGATTATGCAGAAAGCATGCAACCCCTAATCGGTCGTCTATACCGTAATAAAGGCGTTGAAATCTCTGTATACGGTCGTCCTCTTGTAAGCGCAAGCACCATTGATGTTATCAAAGCACACAAAACAGTAGCACGCTTTGAAGAGCGCAAACTACGTCTTCGTGAAAGCTTTCCATTCTTAGAAGTGATCAGCAAAATGGAATTGGCACCGGGTCGTGTTGACCTTGGTAAGCTAGCTTATGCCTACATTTATAAAAATGCAGGTGAAGGCCGCTCAATCGAAGAGTTTTTAAATGCAGAACTTGCAGAATTACTAAACCAAGGCGCACGTCCAGAACCTCGTGACGTTGTTCTTTATGGTTTTGGTCGCATTGGCCGTTTATTAGCACGCCTACTTATCGAACGTGGCGGCTCTCACGCTGATTTACGCCTACGTGCAATTGTTGTTCGCGGTGGTCGCGATGGTGATCTTGAAAAACGTGCAAGCCTTTTACGCCGTGACTCAATTCATGGTCCTTTCAATGGTTCAATCACAGTAGACCATGAGAAAGGTGCGATTAAAGCAAACGGTAACTACATTCAAGTTATCTACGCAAACTCACCTGAAGAAGTGGATTACACGAAATACGGTATTGAAAATGCACTTATCGTAGACAATACAGGTGTTTGGAAAGACGAAGATGGCTTAGGTAAACACCTTAAGTCAATCGGTGCGTCTAAAGTGCTACTTACAGCGCCTGCTAAAGGCGACATCAAAAACATCGTTTATGGTGTTAACAACGCAGACATTCAATCTGAAGACAAAATTGTATCTGCAGCAAGCTGTACAACTAACGCAATCACACCGGTATTAAAAGCACTTAACGACAAGTTTGGTATTAAGAACGGTCACGTTGAGACGGTTCACTCTTACACTAATGACCAAAATTTGATCGACAACTACCACAAAGCTGAGCGTCGTGGTCGTAGTGCAGCACTAAACATGGTTATCACGTCAACAGGTGCTGCGAAAGCGGTTGCTAAAGCACTGCCAGAGCTTGCTGGTAAACTAACTGGTAACGCAATCCGTGTACCAACACCAAACGTATCAATGGCAATTCTTAACCTAAATCTAGGTAAAGAAACAACCGCTGAAGAGCTAAATGAATTCCTTCGTGAGTCTTCACTTTACTCTGAACTGCGTGACCAGATTGACTACACAGCATCAACAGAAATCGTGTCTACTGACCTTGTGGGTAGCCGTTATGCAGGTGTAGTTGACTCTCAAGCGACTATCGTTGATGGCGACAGAGTAGTGCTTTACGTATGGTACGATAACGAGTTTGGTTACAGCTGCCAAGTTGTACGTGTAATGCAAGACATGGCGGAAGTAAAATTCCCGAGTCTACCTCGCTAA
- a CDS encoding sodium-dependent transporter, protein MAHTRDGFQSRLGFVLAAAGAAVGLGNIWGFPTQAANHGGGAFLLVYFAVIFLLALPALYTELYLGHQAQANPVKALKTAWRERNPKIGAAAGYIGLAGAIVMLSFYSIVAGWMLSHALDPLAQMAELDVAHQFLSGDSMLRNFIFTPLMLILTASIILKGVKSGIEAWSRRLMPLLLVLLLCLIGYMATLDGAAEGFRTYLVPDFSKISDPDLIIAAMGQAFFSLSLGVGCMMIYGSYLKPNENLPKLTFSVAMLDTSVAFLAGLLIIPAIFVAQQNGVQVFQDGKLIGEGRLIFAILPELFANMGEVGLLVSLTFFVLMSIASVTSTISSTEIPVSFLVENHGFNRKQATWLVTLVILLASSTIILNFDWLFELVISLFTQYQLPLMGLFYFITVGWVWKRGNQLHLESRGAHYWFAQYVRFVCPILMTAVFINVALAK, encoded by the coding sequence ATGGCTCATACGCGCGATGGATTTCAAAGCCGACTTGGCTTTGTGTTGGCAGCAGCAGGTGCGGCTGTTGGACTTGGCAACATTTGGGGATTTCCCACACAAGCTGCAAATCACGGTGGCGGTGCATTTTTACTGGTTTATTTTGCGGTGATTTTCTTACTCGCATTGCCTGCTCTTTACACCGAATTGTATTTAGGCCATCAGGCACAAGCAAATCCAGTCAAAGCACTTAAAACAGCCTGGCGTGAGCGCAATCCGAAAATAGGTGCTGCAGCGGGGTATATCGGCCTTGCTGGCGCTATCGTGATGCTAAGCTTTTACTCCATTGTGGCTGGATGGATGCTATCTCATGCACTTGATCCTCTTGCGCAAATGGCTGAATTAGATGTCGCACACCAGTTTCTGAGCGGTGACTCGATGCTTAGAAACTTTATCTTTACACCACTGATGTTAATTTTGACTGCGAGCATTATTCTCAAAGGGGTAAAGTCAGGCATAGAAGCCTGGTCGCGCAGACTTATGCCGTTGTTACTGGTATTACTGCTTTGCCTTATTGGTTATATGGCGACATTAGACGGCGCAGCAGAAGGGTTTAGAACGTATTTAGTTCCGGACTTTTCAAAAATTAGCGATCCTGATTTGATCATCGCGGCGATGGGGCAAGCGTTCTTTTCGTTGTCGTTAGGTGTGGGCTGCATGATGATTTATGGCTCGTACTTAAAACCGAATGAAAATCTACCTAAGCTTACATTTAGTGTTGCAATGCTAGATACCAGTGTCGCATTTTTGGCCGGTTTACTTATTATCCCTGCAATATTCGTTGCGCAGCAAAATGGTGTTCAAGTATTTCAAGACGGCAAATTAATCGGTGAAGGCCGGTTGATTTTTGCCATTTTACCTGAGCTGTTTGCTAATATGGGTGAAGTGGGGCTATTAGTAAGCCTGACTTTCTTTGTACTTATGTCGATTGCGTCAGTAACTTCTACCATTTCTTCAACAGAAATTCCGGTGTCGTTTTTAGTTGAAAATCATGGCTTTAATCGTAAGCAAGCGACCTGGTTGGTTACGTTGGTTATCTTATTAGCATCAAGCACGATTATTCTAAACTTTGATTGGCTGTTCGAGTTGGTGATCAGTCTATTCACGCAATATCAGCTACCATTGATGGGACTGTTCTACTTTATTACTGTTGGTTGGGTTTGGAAGCGCGGTAATCAGCTCCACTTAGAATCCCGTGGTGCACATTACTGGTTTGCTCAGTACGTTAGATTTGTTTGTCCAATCTTAATGACCGCGGTATTTATTAACGTAGCACTGGCAAAGTAG
- a CDS encoding DUF924 family protein: MNYKDVYEFWFVECTEVDWWKKSADFDRIIKNRFGILHQMAHQGELSSWRATPLGALCEIIILDQFSRNIFRDTPEAFASDPLALCLTQHAIEKGYHRQLNDTELMFLYLPMMHSESRIIHRAADHYFRDLPNYDFEVAHKKIIDRFGRYPHRNEILNRDSTEEEMDFLETPNSSF; the protein is encoded by the coding sequence ATGAATTATAAAGACGTCTACGAGTTTTGGTTTGTTGAATGCACAGAAGTTGACTGGTGGAAGAAGTCTGCGGACTTTGATCGCATAATAAAAAATCGCTTCGGTATTTTGCACCAAATGGCGCATCAAGGTGAGCTTTCGAGTTGGAGAGCGACACCACTTGGCGCGCTGTGCGAAATCATTATCTTAGATCAGTTTTCACGGAATATATTCAGAGACACTCCAGAGGCATTTGCCAGTGACCCTCTGGCGCTATGCCTCACTCAGCATGCCATTGAAAAGGGCTATCACCGCCAGCTAAACGACACTGAATTGATGTTTTTATACCTACCCATGATGCATAGTGAAAGTCGCATCATCCATCGCGCTGCAGATCATTATTTTCGTGACCTGCCTAATTATGATTTTGAAGTCGCGCATAAAAAAATTATCGATAGATTTGGTCGTTATCCCCATCGAAATGAAATACTCAATCGTGATTCAACAGAAGAAGAAATGGACTTTCTAGAGACCCCCAACTCGAGTTTCTAA
- the lysC gene encoding lysine-sensitive aspartokinase 3 gives MNSQYVVAKFGGTSVADFEAMSRCAHIVRDNPNVRVVVVSACAGVTNHLVTLTQQKEDEAGRKAVVAAVDNIQQAIIDQVSLDADLAEGYKQTFSEFESLASLPALSRQQCDEMLSFGERFSSYLFTQILRNNQVQASRFDVRKVLKTDNQFGKANPNVAATRKAAQTNLVALLGDTVQVTQGFIGSDQYGQTTTLGRGGSDYSAALLAEAIDASSVHIWTDVVGIFSTDPRLCAKARPIPRLSFDEAAEMATFGAKVLHPATILPASRKGISVFVGSSRDPQAGGTWIEKEKTAQAGIRAVTQRKNQILLTLKSPEMLLASGFLARIFTILSNYNISVDLVTTSEISVALTLDNAPNASRPELEQACLDELGEFCHVTVENNLTLVAMIGSEIQLKKCQLNLMDVLSEFNIRLICHGASKHNLCFLVEQHESDQVVQSIHAKLLEVA, from the coding sequence ATGAATTCGCAGTATGTTGTAGCCAAATTTGGCGGTACCAGTGTCGCTGACTTTGAAGCTATGTCTCGTTGTGCTCATATTGTTCGTGACAACCCAAATGTTCGCGTAGTGGTTGTTAGTGCATGTGCTGGCGTAACCAATCACCTTGTCACGCTCACTCAACAAAAAGAAGATGAAGCCGGGCGTAAAGCAGTTGTGGCAGCGGTAGATAACATACAGCAGGCAATTATTGATCAAGTGTCGTTGGATGCTGATCTTGCTGAGGGTTACAAGCAAACCTTCAGTGAATTTGAAAGCCTTGCGAGTTTACCAGCACTTAGCAGACAGCAATGCGATGAAATGTTGAGTTTTGGCGAGCGTTTTTCTTCTTATTTGTTTACCCAAATACTACGTAATAACCAGGTTCAGGCATCGCGCTTTGATGTGCGCAAGGTACTTAAAACAGATAATCAATTTGGTAAAGCGAATCCGAATGTCGCAGCGACGCGTAAAGCTGCGCAAACCAATTTGGTCGCGCTACTTGGCGATACAGTGCAAGTGACACAAGGGTTTATTGGTAGTGACCAATACGGTCAGACGACTACGCTTGGTCGTGGCGGTTCTGACTATAGCGCTGCACTGTTGGCTGAGGCAATTGATGCGTCAAGTGTACACATTTGGACCGATGTTGTTGGTATTTTTAGTACTGATCCGCGTTTGTGCGCAAAGGCTAGACCAATTCCTCGTTTGAGTTTTGATGAAGCGGCAGAAATGGCGACATTTGGTGCTAAGGTGTTACATCCCGCAACTATATTGCCAGCGAGTCGTAAAGGTATTTCAGTATTTGTTGGTTCAAGTCGTGACCCGCAAGCGGGCGGCACTTGGATTGAAAAAGAGAAAACGGCGCAAGCAGGCATTCGCGCTGTGACACAACGTAAAAACCAAATACTATTGACGCTAAAGAGTCCAGAAATGCTCCTTGCTAGCGGCTTTTTGGCTCGTATCTTCACCATTTTAAGTAATTACAATATATCGGTTGACTTAGTAACGACTTCGGAAATTAGTGTCGCGCTCACACTAGATAATGCGCCGAATGCTTCACGGCCAGAGTTAGAACAAGCTTGTTTGGATGAACTTGGCGAGTTTTGTCATGTGACTGTCGAAAATAATCTTACTTTGGTGGCCATGATCGGCTCTGAAATTCAGTTGAAGAAGTGCCAACTTAACCTGATGGATGTGTTGTCAGAGTTTAATATTCGACTAATATGCCATGGTGCGAGCAAGCACAACTTGTGCTTTTTGGTTGAACAACATGAGTCAGATCAGGTTGTACAGTCAATTCATGCAAAATTACTAGAGGTCGCGTAA
- a CDS encoding DUF2989 domain-containing protein, with the protein MAFKKSLVFAALLLAGCDDTLTLNQVCSETPGFCEDLNKDSHCKDERALLIYARYHEYKSPTDENKYDLLQNLESYNLCVSRAAKIEHIKLKEKTTSRVEGHLTALKEMTRIYNETKGSNHPGLLYYHWSRNSDSTAMNKLLNMQDDPRVQNDPEIQLFLAEFYAKVDDDKTVDILYRVLELNKRGHTPNPEVYSSLVSIFYKHEKYKHAYTFARVAQLSGVEDIDIIPVTNQLASMGKDLANLDSLAQRTYESIQAGEFVSPRDF; encoded by the coding sequence ATGGCGTTTAAAAAGTCGCTAGTTTTTGCAGCGTTACTACTTGCTGGTTGCGACGACACCCTAACCTTGAACCAAGTGTGTAGCGAAACGCCTGGTTTTTGTGAAGACTTGAATAAAGACAGTCACTGTAAAGACGAACGTGCGTTGCTAATCTACGCGCGCTATCACGAATACAAGTCACCGACGGACGAAAACAAATATGACTTGTTGCAGAATTTAGAAAGCTACAACCTATGTGTTTCTCGCGCCGCCAAAATTGAGCACATCAAGTTAAAGGAAAAAACCACTTCACGAGTGGAAGGTCATCTCACTGCACTAAAAGAAATGACACGTATTTACAATGAAACAAAAGGCAGTAACCACCCAGGCCTACTTTATTATCATTGGTCTCGTAACAGTGATAGCACAGCAATGAACAAGCTACTGAACATGCAGGATGACCCTAGAGTTCAAAACGATCCCGAAATTCAGCTTTTCCTCGCAGAGTTTTACGCCAAAGTAGATGACGATAAAACCGTCGATATTCTCTACCGTGTATTAGAGCTAAACAAGAGAGGCCATACCCCTAACCCAGAAGTCTATTCATCTCTGGTCAGTATCTTTTACAAACACGAAAAGTATAAGCACGCATATACTTTTGCTAGGGTAGCTCAACTTTCTGGGGTTGAAGATATCGATATTATTCCAGTGACAAACCAACTGGCTTCAATGGGAAAAGATTTAGCCAATTTAGATTCATTGGCGCAGCGAACTTATGAGAGCATTCAAGCTGGGGAGTTCGTTTCCCCACGTGATTTCTGA
- the nhaD gene encoding sodium:proton antiporter NhaD, whose protein sequence is MVTPIILTLIAIAFILIVIEDIIHVNKAKTTLFFGTLCWIIAFISPINGQSPEIVQIELDHNILEIATLWLFLMAAMTFVAYLNSKGFIQNIVHRIMPTHISERKLMFLVGAFAFIFSSISDNITATLISLAVVMSLKLDPKKLIKYATLIIFSVNSGGVSLITGDVTTLMIFLADKVTIPDLLLLIMPSMLSVFVLAAMLSIGMNEKITFEKAELRRIEKTDITIALIFLSTIFATLFLSVQYHVPPMLTFLFGLSLMFLMAQFLMRKKDVNKKIIDYIREIEYDTLLFFVGVLLLVGALKEVGVLSKFTDLYLHLAPEYANYLVGLMSAAVDNVPLTAALLKADITMTPAQWLTFTYATGVGGSMLIIGSAAGIIAMSKVKALTFSSYLKMSIYLLIAYTIGYSGAYFAGQLI, encoded by the coding sequence ATGGTCACGCCCATTATTCTAACCCTGATCGCCATCGCTTTTATACTCATCGTTATAGAAGATATTATTCACGTAAACAAGGCCAAAACAACGCTTTTTTTTGGCACTTTATGTTGGATTATCGCCTTTATCTCTCCGATTAATGGCCAAAGCCCAGAAATTGTACAAATTGAGCTAGACCACAACATTTTGGAAATCGCAACTTTATGGTTGTTTTTAATGGCTGCAATGACATTTGTTGCCTATTTGAACTCAAAAGGATTCATCCAAAATATTGTTCATCGGATCATGCCAACCCATATTAGCGAACGCAAGCTAATGTTTTTGGTTGGTGCTTTTGCATTCATATTTTCATCCATCTCGGATAATATTACTGCGACGCTTATTTCATTAGCTGTTGTCATGTCTTTGAAACTTGACCCGAAAAAGTTAATAAAATATGCGACGTTAATTATCTTTAGTGTCAATTCGGGCGGCGTATCATTGATCACCGGTGATGTAACCACCTTGATGATATTTTTGGCCGATAAAGTCACGATCCCAGACCTTTTATTGCTGATCATGCCGTCGATGTTGAGTGTATTTGTGTTAGCAGCCATGCTTTCTATTGGTATGAATGAAAAAATTACCTTTGAAAAGGCTGAATTACGCAGAATTGAAAAGACTGATATCACCATTGCGCTCATCTTCTTATCAACCATTTTTGCTACGTTATTCTTAAGCGTGCAATACCATGTACCGCCGATGCTGACTTTCTTATTTGGCTTGTCTTTGATGTTCTTAATGGCGCAATTCTTGATGCGTAAGAAGGACGTCAATAAAAAAATCATCGACTATATCCGTGAAATTGAATACGACACGTTATTGTTCTTTGTGGGTGTGCTGTTATTAGTTGGAGCGTTGAAAGAGGTCGGTGTACTGTCTAAGTTTACCGATTTATACCTGCATCTTGCACCGGAATACGCAAACTACTTGGTCGGTTTAATGAGTGCGGCGGTAGATAACGTGCCTTTGACGGCTGCGCTATTAAAAGCAGACATTACGATGACTCCAGCGCAATGGCTAACCTTTACTTATGCGACTGGCGTTGGTGGCTCTATGCTCATCATTGGTTCTGCAGCGGGGATCATTGCAATGAGTAAGGTTAAAGCCTTAACCTTCTCAAGCTATCTTAAAATGAGTATCTACCTGCTTATCGCTTATACCATTGGATATAGTGGCGCGTACTTCGCGGGTCAGCTTATTTAA
- a CDS encoding M14 family metallopeptidase, translating into MRITSNFDSGNIKVVKAESPADIQLEINKDNESDFFQWFHFRLESTPFLEHKIHINQLLNSAYPEGWDEYHAVASYDRQTWFRVPTRYENGTLTIDFEPECAHTYFAYFAPYSYERHLDLVYWAQAHDTCVVETLGQTLDGRDMSLLTIGEPSDEKKKIWITARQHPGETMAEWFVEGLLHKLLDDEDPHAAALLSKAVFYVVPNMNPDGSVRGHLRTNAKGVNLNREWQTPTLENSPEVYYVLNKMHETGLDMYLDIHGDEALPYNFVAGSEGIPSYDERLQRLEESFKAALLTITPEFQDEFGYDKDAPGEANLTVASCAVGEAFKALAYTVEMPFKDNANLPDPYFGWSDRRSYQFGQDTLAAILNVVDDLR; encoded by the coding sequence ATGCGCATTACGAGTAATTTCGATAGTGGTAATATCAAGGTGGTAAAAGCAGAATCACCTGCGGATATTCAGCTAGAAATCAATAAAGACAATGAGTCTGACTTTTTTCAATGGTTTCACTTTAGACTTGAGTCTACGCCTTTTTTAGAGCACAAAATTCATATCAACCAACTACTAAACTCAGCATACCCAGAGGGTTGGGATGAGTATCACGCGGTTGCATCTTATGATCGTCAAACTTGGTTCCGTGTGCCAACCCGTTACGAGAATGGCACATTAACTATCGATTTTGAGCCTGAATGTGCTCATACCTACTTTGCTTACTTTGCGCCTTATAGTTATGAGCGTCATTTAGACTTAGTCTACTGGGCTCAAGCCCACGATACATGTGTTGTAGAGACGCTAGGTCAAACGCTTGATGGCCGCGATATGAGTTTGCTCACTATTGGTGAGCCGTCAGATGAGAAGAAAAAGATTTGGATCACGGCGCGCCAGCATCCGGGTGAAACGATGGCTGAATGGTTCGTTGAAGGTCTACTTCACAAACTATTGGATGACGAAGATCCACATGCCGCGGCACTGTTGTCGAAAGCGGTATTTTATGTCGTGCCAAATATGAATCCGGACGGCAGCGTTCGTGGTCACCTGCGTACAAATGCAAAAGGCGTAAACCTAAACCGTGAATGGCAAACGCCAACACTTGAGAACTCACCTGAAGTTTATTATGTATTAAATAAAATGCATGAAACTGGGCTGGATATGTACCTCGATATTCATGGTGATGAAGCACTTCCGTACAACTTCGTTGCGGGTAGTGAAGGTATTCCGAGTTATGATGAACGTCTACAGCGTTTGGAAGAATCTTTCAAGGCGGCACTGTTAACTATCACACCTGAGTTCCAAGATGAATTTGGTTACGACAAAGATGCACCGGGTGAAGCAAATCTTACCGTAGCATCATGTGCTGTTGGTGAAGCATTCAAAGCTTTGGCCTATACCGTTGAAATGCCGTTTAAGGACAATGCAAATCTGCCGGATCCATACTTCGGCTGGTCAGACCGACGTTCATATCAGTTTGGTCAAGATACCTTAGCTGCAATCTTAAATGTGGTTGACGACTTAAGGTAA
- a CDS encoding condensin complex protein MksE gives MTTINLDMLNELQAINKKLVSGYHISEQDTTLWQELDQQIDSYQALFSALGHDLQHDARGFYYLASDESTPNMGKISRAIALTIYILIEHYANQGKDPLRVLFDESCDLELMQTIVQLNKHLFDQLEIFSGSDLRKDVFLRMVRLGLAREVEQGFMLLAPIYRYIDALMEVNEEQYDIEDEL, from the coding sequence ATGACGACAATTAACTTAGATATGCTCAACGAGCTCCAAGCCATCAATAAAAAACTGGTGAGCGGGTATCATATCAGTGAGCAAGACACGACCCTTTGGCAAGAATTAGATCAGCAAATTGATAGCTATCAAGCGCTATTTTCAGCTTTAGGCCATGACTTACAGCACGATGCCCGTGGCTTTTATTATTTGGCAAGCGATGAAAGTACGCCAAATATGGGGAAAATTTCCCGCGCGATTGCCTTAACCATTTATATTTTGATTGAGCACTATGCCAACCAAGGTAAAGATCCGCTTCGCGTACTATTTGATGAAAGCTGCGATTTAGAGCTAATGCAAACCATAGTGCAGCTCAATAAGCATCTTTTTGACCAGTTGGAGATTTTTTCGGGCTCAGATCTCAGAAAAGACGTGTTTTTACGTATGGTGAGATTGGGTCTAGCCCGTGAGGTTGAACAAGGCTTTATGCTACTTGCACCAATTTATCGCTACATTGACGCGCTAATGGAAGTAAACGAAGAACAATATGATATTGAGGACGAGCTATGA
- a CDS encoding alanine/glycine:cation symporter family protein: MDALGSLLDSLDGMLGGSPWFPYVLLGVGLFFTIYLKFPQIRYFKHACKVVTGKFDKKGLEGDTTHFQALATALSGTVGTGNIGGVALAISIGGPAALFWMWMTAFFGMTTKFVEVTLSHKYRVQTDDGTMAGGPMYYMDRRLNMKWLAVLFAIATVISSFGTGSLPQINNIAQGMEATFGFAPMATGAVLSVLLALVILGGIKRIAAITSRVVPLMAAIYILGSFAVIFYNIENIVPSFLSVFEDAFTGSAAAGGFLGASFAYAFNRGVNRGLFSNEAGQGSAPIAHASAKADEPVSEGMVSILEPFIDTIIICTLTGLVILSSGVWTEKFETHFERSSMVILDGKYEESNQQDREALYAYLNGKKEHNVKPFNGEIEVVQGKAVTENFTVIHSRSIGEQVRFGITERHKYTGTVEVKDGLPTDNSISLIGHSLVHSAELTTKAFTRGYLGENGKYIVSIGLLLFAFSTAIAWSYYGDRAMIYLLGSRSVMPYRVFYVAGFFWASFADTTLVWKLAAVAIVVMTLPNLFGILLLRKEMKSSVKEYWEDFNKEHKQ, from the coding sequence GTGGATGCGTTAGGCAGCTTATTAGATAGCTTAGATGGAATGTTAGGTGGTTCACCTTGGTTCCCGTATGTACTGTTAGGGGTAGGTTTATTTTTTACAATCTACTTGAAATTTCCACAGATCCGATATTTCAAACACGCTTGTAAAGTCGTGACTGGAAAATTCGATAAGAAAGGCCTTGAAGGGGATACAACCCATTTCCAAGCGCTAGCTACGGCGCTTTCTGGTACGGTTGGTACCGGTAACATTGGTGGGGTAGCATTGGCAATTTCAATTGGTGGACCTGCGGCATTGTTTTGGATGTGGATGACCGCATTTTTTGGTATGACAACCAAGTTTGTGGAAGTGACTTTATCTCATAAATATCGTGTCCAAACTGATGATGGCACAATGGCTGGTGGTCCAATGTACTATATGGATCGCCGCCTAAACATGAAATGGCTAGCGGTTTTATTTGCGATTGCGACCGTAATCAGCTCTTTTGGTACAGGTAGTTTGCCGCAGATCAATAACATTGCTCAAGGCATGGAGGCGACCTTTGGTTTTGCCCCGATGGCGACAGGGGCAGTGCTTTCAGTTTTACTTGCGCTCGTTATTCTTGGCGGTATCAAGCGTATTGCTGCTATCACTTCTCGCGTCGTGCCATTAATGGCTGCGATTTATATTCTCGGTTCATTTGCGGTGATTTTTTATAATATCGAAAATATCGTTCCTTCGTTCCTTTCTGTATTTGAAGATGCCTTTACAGGTTCAGCTGCTGCTGGCGGCTTCTTAGGGGCTTCTTTTGCGTATGCATTCAACCGTGGGGTTAACCGAGGTCTGTTTTCAAACGAAGCGGGTCAAGGTTCAGCACCAATTGCGCACGCTTCGGCAAAAGCCGATGAACCAGTGTCTGAAGGTATGGTTTCAATTCTAGAACCATTTATTGACACAATCATTATTTGTACCTTGACGGGATTGGTTATTTTGTCATCGGGCGTGTGGACTGAAAAGTTCGAAACCCACTTTGAGCGCTCGTCTATGGTTATTCTAGACGGTAAGTATGAGGAGTCGAACCAACAAGACCGAGAAGCACTGTATGCTTACTTGAATGGTAAAAAAGAGCACAATGTCAAGCCTTTCAATGGTGAAATTGAGGTCGTACAGGGTAAAGCGGTTACAGAAAACTTTACCGTTATCCACTCGCGCTCTATTGGTGAGCAAGTGCGTTTTGGTATTACCGAGCGTCACAAGTACACAGGAACAGTGGAAGTGAAAGACGGTTTGCCAACGGACAATAGTATTAGTTTGATTGGGCACTCTTTAGTGCACTCGGCAGAGCTGACAACAAAAGCGTTTACCCGAGGTTATTTAGGTGAAAATGGTAAATACATCGTCTCAATTGGCTTGTTGTTATTCGCATTTTCTACTGCAATTGCATGGTCATACTATGGCGACCGCGCGATGATTTATCTACTTGGTAGCCGCTCGGTTATGCCATATCGCGTATTTTATGTTGCCGGTTTCTTCTGGGCGTCGTTTGCAGACACCACATTGGTATGGAAGTTAGCGGCAGTGGCCATTGTAGTGATGACCTTACCTAACTTATTTGGTATTTTACTACTCAGAAAAGAAATGAAATCTTCGGTTAAAGAATACTGGGAAGATTTCAACAAAGAACACAAACAGTGA